One window of the Oncorhynchus tshawytscha isolate Ot180627B unplaced genomic scaffold, Otsh_v2.0 Un_contig_10596_pilon_pilon, whole genome shotgun sequence genome contains the following:
- the LOC121844271 gene encoding RNA pseudouridylate synthase domain-containing protein 1-like has protein sequence MDPAGVEPGSMEPGSVDSLREPTSVQPGSSMEPACGVEPSRGVEPARGVEPSRGVEPASVDSLKVLYQSCDYIIVDKHWDIRIDSKMWYEKHTVQKQLGLRFPELADPGTYYGFRFCHQLDYSTSGVLCVALNKAAAGRVYHCFKDRRATKVYLALVRSWVEEE, from the exons ATGGATCCTGCCGGTGTGGAACCTGGCAGTATGGAACCTGGCAGTGTGGACAGTCTGAGGGAACCGACCAGTGTGCAACCAGGCAGCAGTATGGAACCGGCCTGTGGTGTGGAACCGTCCAGAGGTGTGGAACCCGCCAGGGGTGTGGAACCGTCCAGAGGTGTGGAACCCGCCAGTGTTGACAGTCTGAAGGTTCTGTATCAGAGCTGTGACTACATCATAGTGGATAAGCACTGGGACATCCGCATCGACAGCAAGATGTGGTACGAGAAACACACTGTCCAGAAACAGTTGGGACTCCGCTTCCCTgagctggccgaccctgggacgtactatggattcag gttCTGTCACCAACTGGACTACTCCACCAGTGGGGTTCTGTGTGTGGCTCTGAACAAGGCTGCTGCTGGCCGGGTCTACCACTGTTTTAAAGACCGCAGAGCTACCAAGGTTTACCTAGCACtg GTGAGAAGCTgggtagaggaggagtag